One Deltaproteobacteria bacterium genomic window, TGGAAATATGATCTGCATTAACCCCTATTCCTACACTGAAGGATCCAGTCGTCCGTCGACCACGGCGGTATTTCTTTTCACGGAACTATACCCTGACCATCCATTTGTCGGTTTTGTTCCCCCGATCAGCCGGTTTTCCTCCGAGGAAGAAGTATTTTCCAGACTCTTTCCTGACGAAGAAAGCCGGAGGGAACTTGCCGAGGAGCAGGATCGGTGGAACAAGATATTGATCGACAGGATCCGTATGGGGAAGGTCAACCCGGTCCGCGGTTGGAGAATCTTTAAAGGCATAGACCAGAAGACCTTGGCGAAACGTACGAAGATCTGCCAACCCAACCTTTCTCGTATGGAGAAGTTGGGGGCAAGGCCTTCCTTGCCGAGCCTGAAGAAAGTAGCCAAGGCCCTCAAGATCGACATTAAGGAGCTGCTGTCATGACAGGGAAAAACCTCCCCAAGGCAAAATACGCTCTGCTGTGCGATGACATCCGGGAGGAAAAATCGAACAAGATAATTCTCGTCGGGCTCTATTCCTCGAAGATCATCTTTCACATTCCTCCGCCGGCGCTGCTATCGAAACTTTGCTTGCGCATATGCTTCGACGTTTCGAAGCCTTACCTCGAGACGTTCAACCTCCTGATCAAAAAGCCGAACAAGTCGGTGATGGGCCCATTCCCGGTGAACATACCTCCAGACTCCGAAGGCATGGGAGAATCGTATCTGAATATCACTTTCTCCCCTTTCTCGGTTGAGGCGGAAGGTTCTTACGACATTTATATGGAGCACGGCGGAAAGGAAGAGAGGATTACCCGATTTTTTGTAGAACTCGCCACGCTCCCCCCCCAGGAGAAAACGCCTAAACACTGACTTTCTACCGTCCTCCCCAGGCCTACAACCTTTTTTACTCATACAGCATCCCGGAATTGATCAACCTGCAGGAGTCGGACGGTATGGCAAAACCGTATCAGGTTCGTCAGTTCCTGAAACTCGTGGAACGGTATAATCAGGACATGGAGGAT contains:
- a CDS encoding helix-turn-helix domain-containing protein gives rise to the protein MICINPYSYTEGSSRPSTTAVFLFTELYPDHPFVGFVPPISRFSSEEEVFSRLFPDEESRRELAEEQDRWNKILIDRIRMGKVNPVRGWRIFKGIDQKTLAKRTKICQPNLSRMEKLGARPSLPSLKKVAKALKIDIKELLS